From Streptomyces sp. TLI_053, a single genomic window includes:
- a CDS encoding MaoC family dehydratase gives MQFGRTYEEFEVGAVYRHWPGKTVTEYDDHLFCLLTMNHHPLHMDTNYAERTTDFGKNVVVGNYIYSLLLGMSVPDVSGKAIANLEIESLRHVAPTFHGDTIYGETTVLDKWPSKSKDDRGIVYVETKGYKQDGTVVCVFRRKVMVPTATYIEARGGEQPARPTPLA, from the coding sequence ATGCAGTTCGGACGCACCTACGAAGAGTTCGAGGTCGGCGCCGTCTACCGGCACTGGCCCGGCAAGACGGTCACCGAGTACGACGACCACCTCTTCTGTCTGCTCACCATGAACCACCACCCGCTCCACATGGACACCAACTACGCGGAGCGGACCACCGACTTCGGCAAGAACGTGGTGGTGGGCAACTACATCTACTCGCTGCTGCTGGGCATGTCCGTCCCGGACGTCTCCGGCAAGGCGATCGCCAACCTGGAGATCGAGTCGCTGCGGCACGTCGCGCCGACCTTCCACGGCGACACGATCTACGGCGAGACCACCGTGCTCGACAAGTGGCCGTCCAAGTCCAAGGACGACCGCGGCATCGTGTACGTCGAGACCAAGGGCTACAAGCAGGACGGCACGGTCGTCTGCGTCTTCCGCCGCAAGGTGATGGTGCCGACCGCGACGTACATCGAGGCGCGCGGCGGCGAGCAGCCCGCCCGGCCGACGCCGCTCGCCTGA
- a CDS encoding acyl-CoA dehydrogenase family protein, which yields MGRLAQTDGLTEIQRDILATVREFVDKEIIPVATELEHKDEYPTAIVEGMKELGLFGLTIPEEYGGLGESLLTYALVVEEIARGWMSVSGIVNTHFIVAHMINAHGTQEQKDHFLPRMAAGEIRGAFSMSEPGLGSDVAAISTKGVKDGNFYVLNGQKMWLTNGGTSSLVAVLCRTDEGGSTPYKNMTTFLVEKTPGFGANPTVPGLTVPGKIEKMGYKGVDTTELVLQDVRIPADRILGGVPGRGFYQMMDGVEVGRVNVAARGCGVARRAFELGISYAQQRSTFGKKIAEHQAIQFKLAEMATKVEAAHQMMVMAARKKDSGERNDLEAGMAKYLASEYCKEVVEDAFRIHGGYGFSKEYEIERLYREAPMLLIGEGTAEIQKMIIGRRLLEEYRIAG from the coding sequence ATGGGACGCCTCGCACAGACCGACGGCCTCACCGAGATCCAGCGGGACATCCTCGCCACCGTGCGCGAGTTCGTCGACAAGGAGATCATCCCGGTCGCGACCGAGCTGGAGCACAAGGACGAGTACCCGACGGCGATCGTCGAGGGCATGAAGGAGCTCGGGCTCTTCGGCCTGACCATCCCCGAGGAGTACGGCGGCCTCGGCGAGTCGCTGCTGACCTACGCGCTGGTGGTCGAGGAGATCGCCCGCGGCTGGATGTCCGTCTCCGGCATCGTCAACACCCACTTCATCGTCGCCCACATGATCAACGCGCACGGCACCCAGGAGCAGAAGGACCACTTCCTGCCGCGGATGGCCGCCGGCGAGATCCGCGGCGCCTTCTCGATGTCCGAGCCCGGCCTCGGCTCCGACGTCGCGGCGATCAGTACCAAGGGTGTGAAGGACGGGAACTTCTACGTCCTCAACGGCCAGAAGATGTGGCTGACCAACGGCGGCACCTCCAGCCTGGTCGCGGTGCTCTGCCGGACCGACGAGGGCGGCTCCACCCCGTACAAGAACATGACCACCTTCCTGGTCGAGAAGACGCCGGGCTTCGGCGCCAACCCGACCGTCCCCGGCCTCACCGTGCCCGGGAAGATCGAGAAGATGGGCTACAAGGGCGTCGACACCACCGAGCTGGTGCTCCAGGACGTCCGGATCCCGGCCGACCGGATCCTCGGCGGCGTCCCCGGCCGGGGCTTCTACCAGATGATGGACGGCGTCGAGGTCGGCCGGGTCAACGTGGCCGCGCGCGGCTGCGGCGTCGCCCGCCGCGCCTTCGAGCTGGGCATCTCCTACGCCCAGCAGCGCTCCACCTTCGGCAAGAAGATCGCCGAGCACCAGGCGATCCAGTTCAAGCTCGCCGAGATGGCCACCAAGGTCGAGGCCGCGCACCAGATGATGGTCATGGCCGCCCGCAAGAAGGACAGCGGCGAGCGCAACGACCTCGAGGCGGGCATGGCGAAGTACCTCGCCTCCGAGTACTGCAAGGAGGTCGTCGAGGACGCCTTCCGCATCCACGGCGGCTACGGCTTCTCCAAGGAGTACGAGATCGAGCGGCTCTACCGGGAGGCCCCGATGCTGCTGATCGGTGAAGGTACTGCGGAGATCCAGAAGATGATCATCGGACGCCGGCTGCTCGAGGAGTACCGCATCGCGGGCTGA
- a CDS encoding phosphatidylserine decarboxylase has protein sequence MPISPSPHSSVTDRDALAATTAGRRPRVTIARGATPWFVPTLATAAVTTALTRRSGKWALAAVPACALGAGMLWFFRDPEREIGTGRVISPADGVVQSIDAWPDGRTRVAIFMSPLNVHVNRAPLPGTVTSVEHVPGGFVPAFNKDSDQNERVVWHFDTELGDIEMVQIAGAVARRIVPYVDAGTKVEQGERIGLIRFGSRVDTYLPAGVEVGVEVGQKTTAGVTRLDRD, from the coding sequence ATGCCCATCAGCCCGTCCCCTCACTCCTCCGTCACGGACCGCGATGCCCTCGCCGCCACGACGGCCGGCCGGCGACCCCGCGTGACCATCGCGCGCGGAGCCACCCCCTGGTTCGTCCCCACCCTCGCCACGGCCGCCGTGACCACCGCGCTCACCCGGCGCAGTGGCAAGTGGGCCCTGGCCGCGGTACCCGCCTGTGCGCTCGGCGCCGGCATGCTGTGGTTCTTCCGCGACCCCGAGCGTGAGATCGGCACGGGCAGAGTGATCTCCCCCGCCGACGGCGTGGTCCAGAGCATCGACGCGTGGCCGGACGGCCGGACCCGCGTGGCGATCTTCATGAGCCCGCTCAACGTCCACGTCAACCGGGCGCCCCTGCCCGGCACGGTGACCTCCGTCGAGCACGTGCCCGGTGGCTTCGTGCCCGCGTTCAACAAGGACAGCGACCAGAACGAGCGGGTCGTCTGGCACTTCGACACCGAGCTCGGCGACATCGAGATGGTCCAGATCGCGGGCGCCGTGGCGCGCCGCATCGTGCCGTACGTCGACGCCGGTACCAAGGTCGAGCAGGGCGAGCGGATCGGTCTGATCCGCTTCGGGTCCCGGGTCGACACCTACCTGCCGGCCGGCGTCGAGGTCGGCGTCGAGGTCGGCCAGAAGACCACCGCCGGGGTGACGCGCCTTGACCGTGACTGA
- a CDS encoding CDP-alcohol phosphatidyltransferase family protein encodes MRRRRWARDRELRAPRSPQHLSTADFLTLGNAVCGFLAIYSITTGVLVPHITNPDAAPDKHSAATAVTLLLIGSMCDLFDGLVARKLRSSALGAELDNLADLISFGIAPAYFVAVWGMVSPGSNSRLSALIALTVLLAVVLRLARFSTVKMRPGVFQGMPCPMGAMTVIAIVLLDPPFLPGLLAIFAVAYLMVSRIEYPKPQGLLATATLCWIVVSIGCLAAWATGLPGGDNLLHIGAFAQIALAAMAPLLVIRRKVGQKVGDVRARRAESRIG; translated from the coding sequence CTGCGCCGTCGCCGCTGGGCCCGCGACCGCGAGCTGCGCGCGCCGCGCTCGCCCCAGCACCTCTCCACCGCCGACTTCCTCACCCTGGGGAACGCCGTCTGCGGCTTCCTGGCGATCTACTCGATCACCACCGGGGTGCTCGTCCCGCACATCACCAACCCGGACGCCGCGCCGGACAAGCACAGCGCCGCCACCGCGGTGACGCTGCTGCTGATCGGCTCGATGTGCGACCTGTTCGACGGCCTGGTGGCGCGCAAGCTGCGCTCCTCCGCGCTGGGCGCCGAACTCGACAACCTGGCCGACCTGATCAGCTTCGGCATCGCGCCGGCCTACTTCGTCGCGGTCTGGGGCATGGTCTCGCCCGGCTCCAACAGCCGGCTGTCGGCGCTGATCGCGCTGACCGTGCTGCTCGCGGTGGTACTGCGGCTCGCCCGCTTCTCCACCGTGAAGATGCGGCCGGGGGTGTTCCAGGGCATGCCCTGCCCGATGGGCGCGATGACGGTGATCGCCATCGTGCTGCTCGACCCACCGTTCCTGCCCGGTCTGCTGGCGATCTTCGCCGTCGCGTACCTCATGGTCAGCCGGATCGAGTACCCGAAGCCGCAGGGGCTGCTGGCCACCGCCACGCTGTGCTGGATCGTGGTCTCGATCGGCTGCCTGGCGGCCTGGGCGACCGGTCTGCCGGGCGGCGACAACCTGCTGCACATCGGCGCGTTCGCGCAGATCGCGCTCGCCGCGATGGCGCCGCTGCTGGTGATCCGCCGCAAGGTCGGCCAGAAGGTCGGCGACGTGCGGGCCCGCCGCGCGGAGTCGCGGATCGGCTGA
- a CDS encoding alpha/beta hydrolase, whose product MRWGIAATVAAAAVGTGAAVLVIGRRASERMVRPAGAARERTGPVVVQSLGAGRITFTRSAESERPGRWAVEWGEDGHAVVEEVLHRDERGVTRRLVRADRGTLAPGTEVRFTPRVYLGDPASALGLTFGETAVEGELGALPAWWLDGKRGTWVILVHGPDADRAQVLPVLPVLRRLGLPALAVSYRGDAGAPASPDGLGHFGETEWRDVEAAIRLALDGGAGRVVLYGWSLGATMALQAAARSDFASSVSSLVLDSPVLDWPATARRGAARAGYRGAAAELGALAAEGRTGVDLADFARLAEGTDLRVPTLVLHGPDDPVAPFRAAERLAASRPSLVNLQAFPGGDHAALWNTDPDRYSETLRRWLTPFC is encoded by the coding sequence ATGCGTTGGGGAATCGCGGCCACCGTGGCGGCCGCCGCGGTCGGCACCGGGGCGGCCGTCCTGGTGATCGGCCGCCGGGCCTCGGAGCGGATGGTCCGCCCGGCCGGGGCCGCCCGGGAGCGGACCGGCCCGGTCGTGGTCCAGAGCCTGGGGGCCGGGCGGATCACCTTCACCCGGAGCGCGGAGAGCGAGCGCCCCGGGCGCTGGGCCGTCGAGTGGGGGGAGGACGGGCACGCCGTCGTCGAGGAGGTCCTGCACCGCGACGAACGGGGCGTCACCCGCCGCCTGGTCCGCGCCGACCGTGGCACCCTCGCCCCCGGTACCGAGGTCCGCTTCACCCCGCGGGTGTACCTCGGCGACCCGGCCTCGGCCCTCGGCCTGACCTTCGGCGAGACCGCCGTCGAGGGGGAGCTGGGCGCGCTGCCCGCCTGGTGGCTGGACGGCAAGCGCGGCACCTGGGTGATCCTGGTGCACGGCCCGGACGCCGACCGCGCCCAGGTGCTGCCCGTCCTGCCCGTGCTGCGGCGGCTCGGCCTGCCCGCGCTGGCGGTCAGCTACCGGGGCGACGCGGGCGCGCCGGCCTCCCCCGACGGCCTGGGCCACTTCGGCGAGACGGAGTGGCGGGACGTCGAGGCGGCGATCCGGCTGGCCCTGGACGGCGGCGCGGGCCGGGTGGTGCTGTACGGCTGGTCGCTGGGCGCCACGATGGCCCTGCAGGCCGCCGCCCGCTCGGACTTCGCCTCCTCGGTCAGCAGCCTGGTCCTGGACTCCCCGGTGCTGGACTGGCCGGCCACGGCCCGCCGGGGCGCGGCCAGGGCCGGGTACCGGGGCGCGGCCGCCGAACTCGGCGCGCTGGCCGCCGAGGGCCGGACCGGCGTGGATCTGGCCGACTTCGCCCGTCTCGCGGAGGGCACCGACCTGCGGGTGCCCACCCTGGTGCTGCACGGCCCCGACGATCCGGTGGCGCCGTTCCGGGCCGCCGAGCGGCTGGCCGCGAGCCGTCCGTCCCTGGTGAACCTCCAGGCCTTCCCCGGCGGCGACCACGCCGCGCTGTGGAACACCGACCCGGACCGCTACTCCGAGACCCTGCGCCGCTGGCTCACGCCCTTCTGCTGA
- a CDS encoding helix-turn-helix transcriptional regulator: protein MRPQRPHLFARPARSAPPAPPPPVPFSPAAVRAHRAALGLTPEQVAEGMAAHGVRLLPAHVLGWENGGPPPGEEEFLALARALWCPPEQLMGVRPASLRDFRLARELSQDGAARRIGVPAGEYRRAEVTGQWDGDAEPTAALAHVLGLTLRELVAATGRREELDRRLRRCVDGRWQAQVGAIVRIVPVDRADLEAVLPVLQDERQVPAHWGSGGWGPAEGAAAPSAAGGPPVEHFWELLARREPAIPV, encoded by the coding sequence ATGCGACCCCAGCGCCCCCACCTCTTCGCACGTCCGGCCCGGTCCGCCCCGCCCGCCCCGCCGCCCCCGGTGCCGTTCTCGCCCGCCGCCGTCCGCGCCCACCGCGCCGCCCTCGGCCTGACGCCCGAGCAGGTCGCCGAGGGGATGGCCGCGCACGGCGTCCGGCTGCTCCCGGCCCACGTCCTCGGCTGGGAGAACGGCGGTCCGCCCCCCGGCGAGGAGGAGTTCCTCGCCCTGGCCCGGGCGCTGTGGTGCCCGCCCGAGCAGCTGATGGGTGTCCGCCCGGCGAGCCTGCGGGACTTCCGGCTCGCCCGCGAACTGAGCCAGGACGGCGCGGCCCGCCGGATCGGCGTCCCGGCCGGGGAGTACCGGCGGGCCGAGGTCACCGGCCAGTGGGACGGCGACGCCGAGCCGACGGCCGCGCTCGCGCACGTGCTGGGCCTGACCCTGCGGGAGCTGGTCGCGGCCACCGGCCGCCGGGAGGAGCTGGACCGGCGGCTGCGGCGCTGCGTGGACGGCCGCTGGCAGGCGCAGGTCGGCGCGATCGTCCGGATCGTGCCGGTGGACCGGGCGGACCTCGAGGCCGTCCTGCCCGTGCTCCAGGACGAGCGGCAGGTGCCCGCGCACTGGGGGTCCGGCGGCTGGGGGCCCGCCGAGGGGGCGGCCGCGCCGTCCGCGGCCGGGGGCCCGCCGGTCGAGCACTTCTGGGAGCTGCTGGCCCGACGGGAGCCCGCGATCCCCGTGTGA
- a CDS encoding cobalamin biosynthesis protein codes for MRPLTRAAAFGAGAVAGYLADARFGDPRRGHPVAGFGSAAGRLERLLWRDDRAAGTAYTALCVGAVAAGAVAADRLLARRPLGRAALAAAATWTVLGGTSLTREARTVGRALTAGDLTAARERLPHLCGRDPSALDEQQIARAVVESVAENTADAVVNALVWGGLAGTPGLLAFRAVNTLDAMVGHRSPRYARFGWASARLDDVAGWPGARLTALLTVAAAPEPGTAWRIWRRDGSAHPSPNAGQAESAFAGAVGVRLGGTLRYGDRTEHRPVLGEGLRPVGVDDIERACVLSRRVGALALGTTVAGHLLLRAALIRKRRYRA; via the coding sequence TTGCGCCCGCTGACCCGGGCCGCCGCGTTCGGCGCGGGCGCCGTCGCCGGGTACCTGGCCGACGCCCGGTTCGGCGATCCGCGCCGCGGCCACCCGGTGGCCGGCTTCGGCAGCGCGGCCGGTCGGCTGGAGCGGCTGCTGTGGCGCGACGACCGCGCGGCCGGCACCGCCTACACCGCGCTGTGCGTGGGCGCCGTCGCGGCCGGCGCGGTGGCCGCCGACCGGCTGCTGGCCCGACGGCCGCTCGGCCGGGCCGCGCTCGCCGCCGCCGCGACCTGGACGGTGCTCGGCGGCACCTCGCTGACCCGGGAGGCCCGCACCGTCGGCCGCGCGCTGACGGCCGGTGACCTGACGGCGGCCCGGGAACGGCTGCCGCACCTGTGCGGACGCGACCCGAGCGCCCTGGACGAGCAGCAGATCGCCCGCGCGGTGGTCGAGTCGGTGGCCGAGAACACCGCCGACGCCGTGGTGAACGCCCTGGTCTGGGGCGGCCTGGCCGGTACCCCGGGGCTGCTGGCGTTCCGCGCCGTGAACACCCTGGACGCGATGGTCGGTCACCGCTCGCCGCGCTACGCCCGGTTCGGCTGGGCCTCGGCCCGGCTGGACGACGTGGCGGGCTGGCCGGGCGCCCGGCTGACCGCGCTGCTGACGGTGGCCGCCGCCCCCGAACCGGGCACCGCCTGGCGGATCTGGCGGCGGGACGGCTCCGCGCACCCCAGCCCCAACGCCGGCCAGGCCGAGTCGGCCTTCGCCGGCGCGGTCGGCGTCCGCCTCGGCGGGACGCTCCGGTACGGCGATCGCACGGAGCACCGGCCGGTGCTCGGTGAGGGGCTGCGCCCGGTCGGGGTGGACGACATCGAGCGGGCCTGCGTGCTCTCCCGGCGGGTGGGCGCGCTGGCCCTGGGTACGACCGTCGCCGGGCACCTGCTGCTGCGGGCGGCGCTGATCAGGAAGCGGAGGTACCGGGCATGA
- a CDS encoding cobyric acid synthase — protein MSKALLVAGTTSDAGKSVVTAGICRWLARQGVSVAPFKAQNMSLNSFVTADGAEIGRAQVMQAQAARVEPEAAMNPVLLKPGANGRSQVVLLGRPVAEVGALDYRERKPLLLERALECLADLRRRFDVVVCEGAGSPTEINLRDRDIANMGLATAAGLPVVVVGDIDRGGVFAAMYGTLALLSAEDQRHVAGWFVNKFRGDARLLAPGLEMLRELTGRPVLGTLPMLPDLWLDAEDSLDLSTVVDRTAARGPLGADVLRVAVLRFPRLSNFTDLDALAQEPGVLVRWATRPEELADADLVVLPGTRATVADLGWLRERGFEPVLRARAAAGLPVLGVCGGYQMLAGSIVDEVESKAGPVEGLGLLPTSVRFGVEKVLGRPVGEAFGERVEGYEIHHGIVAVEGGEAFISDDDGQSLDGCRVGSVLGTTWHGALENDGFRRALLREVATAAGRAFVPAPDTSFTDAREARLDRLGELIEEHADTDALWKLIEGGVPAAGSLPFLPPGAPGEHA, from the coding sequence ATGAGCAAGGCACTGCTGGTCGCCGGGACGACCTCGGACGCCGGCAAGAGCGTGGTCACGGCGGGCATCTGCCGCTGGCTGGCGCGGCAGGGGGTCTCGGTCGCGCCGTTCAAGGCGCAGAACATGTCGCTGAACTCCTTCGTCACCGCCGACGGAGCCGAGATCGGCCGCGCCCAGGTGATGCAGGCGCAGGCCGCCCGGGTCGAGCCGGAGGCGGCGATGAACCCGGTGCTGCTCAAGCCCGGCGCGAACGGCCGCAGCCAGGTGGTGCTGCTGGGCCGCCCGGTCGCCGAGGTCGGCGCGCTGGACTACCGCGAACGCAAGCCGCTGCTGCTGGAACGCGCCCTGGAGTGCCTGGCCGACCTGCGCCGCCGCTTCGACGTGGTGGTCTGCGAGGGCGCCGGCTCGCCCACCGAGATCAACCTGCGGGACCGGGACATCGCCAACATGGGCCTGGCCACCGCGGCCGGCCTGCCGGTCGTCGTGGTCGGGGACATCGACCGCGGCGGCGTGTTCGCGGCCATGTACGGGACGCTGGCGCTGCTGTCGGCGGAGGACCAGCGGCACGTGGCCGGCTGGTTCGTCAACAAGTTCCGCGGCGACGCACGGCTGCTGGCCCCCGGGCTGGAGATGCTGCGGGAGCTGACCGGGCGTCCGGTGCTCGGCACCCTGCCGATGCTGCCGGACCTCTGGCTGGACGCGGAGGACTCGCTCGACCTGTCCACCGTCGTCGACCGGACCGCCGCGCGCGGCCCGCTGGGCGCCGACGTGCTGCGGGTGGCGGTGCTGCGCTTCCCCCGGCTGTCCAACTTCACCGACCTGGACGCGCTCGCCCAGGAACCCGGTGTGCTGGTCCGCTGGGCCACCAGGCCGGAGGAGCTGGCCGACGCCGACCTGGTGGTGCTGCCCGGCACCCGGGCCACCGTCGCCGACCTCGGCTGGCTGCGCGAGCGCGGCTTCGAACCGGTGCTGAGGGCCCGGGCGGCGGCCGGGCTGCCGGTGCTGGGCGTCTGCGGCGGCTACCAGATGCTGGCCGGCTCGATCGTCGACGAGGTCGAGTCGAAGGCGGGCCCGGTGGAGGGCCTCGGGCTGCTGCCGACGTCCGTGCGCTTCGGCGTGGAGAAGGTGCTCGGCCGGCCCGTCGGCGAGGCGTTCGGGGAGCGGGTCGAGGGCTACGAGATCCACCACGGCATCGTCGCGGTCGAGGGCGGGGAGGCCTTCATCTCCGATGACGACGGACAGAGCCTCGACGGGTGCCGGGTGGGTTCCGTCCTGGGCACCACCTGGCACGGCGCGCTGGAGAACGACGGCTTCCGGCGCGCGCTGCTGCGCGAGGTCGCGACGGCGGCCGGCCGGGCGTTCGTCCCCGCGCCGGACACCTCCTTCACCGACGCGCGGGAGGCCCGGCTCGACCGGCTGGGCGAACTGATCGAGGAACACGCCGACACCGACGCGCTGTGGAAGCTGATCGAGGGCGGGGTGCCGGCGGCCGGATCGCTGCCGTTCCTTCCGCCCGGAGCCCCTGGGGAGCATGCATGA
- a CDS encoding putative cobaltochelatase, translating to MSDVRYPFTAIVGMADLRLGLLLNAVSPAVGGVLVRGEKGTAKSTMVRALAGLLPSIATVDGCRFACDPAGPDPQCPDGAHGGGTSSERPAELVELPVGVSEDRIVGSLDLERALSEGVKAYEPGLLARAHRGVLYIDEVNLLQDHVVDLLLDAAAMGRSYVEREGVSVRHAARFLLVGTMNPEEGELRPQLLDRFGLTVEIAATREPVERAEVVRRRLAYDADPAAFAGRFAADERALADRITAARELLPQVELTDAALRQITAVCAAFEVDGLRADIVMARTAVALAAWAGRTEVLAEDVRKAARLALPHRRRRNPFDAPGLDEEQLDRVLEEHAEPEPEEPQPPQEPEEDPDPEGGPEGDGPEGDGPQDGGPDGGGGGGAPEPSGQDGPDGPTAEAPDAPAQDDAPAPQPVPLQPPSPARETAPVAAGDPYRTRLFAVDGTGRGAQGRRSPAETDSGHTIRARRPRGRLARLHLSATLRAAAPHQLARGRSSRALVLHKDDFREQVRQGRESNLVLFVVDASGSMAARQRMTAVKGAVLSLLMDAYQRRDKIGMITFRGSDAELVLPPTSSVEVGAARLESLPTGGRTPLAAGLLRAHEVLRVERLRDPDRRPLLVVVTDGRATGARDAVARSHRAAGLLAGQGVASVVLDCESGPVRLGLARTLADRLRATAVTLDELRADGVASLVRDSRGGNRPSGSASASSASASSASASSASSASPASRKAA from the coding sequence ATGAGTGACGTCCGATACCCGTTCACCGCGATCGTCGGCATGGCCGACCTGCGGCTCGGCCTGCTGCTGAACGCCGTCTCCCCGGCGGTCGGCGGGGTGCTGGTGCGCGGCGAGAAGGGCACCGCCAAGTCGACCATGGTGCGCGCGCTGGCCGGGCTGCTGCCCTCCATCGCGACCGTCGACGGCTGCCGCTTCGCCTGCGACCCGGCCGGCCCGGACCCGCAGTGCCCGGACGGCGCGCACGGCGGAGGCACGTCCTCGGAGCGCCCGGCCGAGCTGGTCGAGCTGCCGGTCGGCGTCTCCGAGGACCGGATCGTCGGCTCGCTGGACCTCGAGCGCGCGCTGTCCGAGGGCGTCAAGGCGTACGAGCCGGGGCTGCTGGCCCGGGCGCACCGCGGCGTGCTCTACATCGACGAGGTCAACCTGCTCCAGGACCACGTGGTGGACCTGCTGCTGGACGCCGCCGCGATGGGCCGCTCCTACGTGGAGCGCGAGGGCGTGTCGGTGCGGCACGCGGCGCGCTTCCTGCTGGTCGGCACGATGAACCCGGAGGAGGGCGAGCTGCGGCCGCAGCTGCTCGACCGGTTCGGCCTGACGGTGGAGATCGCCGCCACCCGGGAGCCGGTGGAGCGCGCCGAGGTGGTCCGCCGCCGGCTCGCCTACGACGCCGACCCGGCCGCCTTCGCCGGCCGCTTCGCCGCGGACGAGCGGGCGCTCGCCGACCGGATCACCGCCGCCCGCGAGCTGCTGCCGCAGGTGGAGCTGACCGACGCCGCCCTGCGGCAGATCACCGCCGTCTGCGCGGCGTTCGAGGTGGACGGACTGCGCGCGGACATCGTGATGGCCCGGACCGCCGTCGCGCTGGCCGCCTGGGCGGGCCGGACCGAGGTACTGGCGGAGGACGTCCGCAAGGCCGCCCGGCTGGCGCTGCCGCACCGGCGGCGGCGCAACCCCTTCGACGCCCCCGGGCTGGACGAGGAGCAGTTGGACCGGGTGCTGGAGGAGCACGCCGAGCCGGAGCCCGAGGAGCCGCAGCCGCCGCAGGAGCCCGAGGAGGACCCGGACCCGGAGGGCGGTCCCGAGGGCGACGGCCCCGAGGGTGACGGCCCGCAGGACGGCGGCCCCGACGGCGGCGGTGGCGGCGGCGCACCCGAGCCGTCCGGCCAGGACGGCCCCGACGGCCCGACGGCCGAGGCGCCGGACGCCCCGGCCCAGGACGACGCCCCGGCCCCGCAGCCGGTCCCGCTCCAGCCGCCGTCCCCCGCCCGGGAGACGGCACCGGTCGCGGCCGGCGACCCGTACCGGACCCGGCTGTTCGCCGTGGACGGCACCGGGCGCGGCGCCCAGGGCCGCCGCTCCCCCGCCGAGACCGACAGCGGTCACACCATCAGGGCCCGCCGCCCGCGCGGCCGGCTCGCCCGGCTGCACCTGAGCGCCACCCTGCGCGCCGCCGCCCCGCACCAGCTGGCGCGCGGCCGGTCCTCCCGGGCCCTGGTCCTGCACAAGGACGACTTCCGCGAGCAGGTGCGCCAGGGGCGGGAGTCCAACCTGGTGCTGTTCGTGGTGGACGCCTCCGGCTCGATGGCGGCCCGGCAGCGGATGACCGCGGTCAAGGGCGCGGTGCTGTCGCTGCTGATGGACGCCTACCAGCGCCGGGACAAGATCGGCATGATCACCTTCCGGGGCTCGGACGCCGAGCTGGTGCTGCCGCCGACCTCCTCGGTGGAGGTCGGCGCGGCCCGGCTGGAGTCGCTGCCCACCGGCGGCCGTACCCCGCTGGCGGCCGGACTGCTGCGGGCGCACGAGGTGCTGCGGGTCGAGCGGCTGCGCGACCCGGACCGCCGCCCGCTGCTGGTCGTGGTGACCGACGGCCGGGCCACCGGCGCCCGGGACGCCGTCGCGCGGTCGCACCGGGCGGCCGGACTGCTGGCCGGGCAGGGCGTGGCGAGCGTGGTGCTGGACTGCGAGTCCGGCCCGGTCCGGCTCGGCCTGGCCCGCACCCTGGCCGACCGGCTCCGCGCCACCGCCGTGACCCTGGACGAGCTGCGCGCCGACGGCGTCGCCTCACTGGTCCGCGACAGCCGGGGCGGGAACCGTCCGAGCGGCTCCGCCTCTGCTTCCTCCGCTTCTGCTTCCTCTGCCTCCGCTTCCTCTGCTTCCTCTGCTTCTCCTGCTTCGCGAAAGGCGGCCTGA
- the cobO gene encoding cob(I)yrinic acid a,c-diamide adenosyltransferase, with translation MPKGVPESVPDDGLTTRQRRTQPITAVHTGPGKGKSTAAFGMALRAWNQGWSVGVFQFVKSAKWKVGEENALRVLGASGEGGTVDWHKMGSGWSWIQRTGEMELDSEAAAKEGWEQVKRDLAAETYRFYVLDEFTYPMHWGWIDPAEVVAVLKDRPGSQHVVITGRYAPELLTDAADLVTEMTKVKHPMDAGRKGQRGIEW, from the coding sequence ATGCCCAAGGGTGTCCCCGAGAGCGTTCCCGACGACGGCCTGACGACCCGCCAGCGCCGTACCCAGCCGATCACCGCCGTGCACACCGGGCCCGGCAAGGGCAAGTCCACCGCCGCGTTCGGCATGGCCCTGCGGGCCTGGAACCAGGGCTGGTCGGTCGGGGTGTTCCAGTTCGTGAAGTCCGCCAAGTGGAAGGTCGGCGAGGAGAACGCGCTGCGCGTGCTCGGCGCCTCCGGCGAGGGCGGCACCGTCGACTGGCACAAGATGGGCTCCGGCTGGTCCTGGATCCAGCGCACCGGCGAGATGGAGCTGGACAGCGAGGCGGCGGCCAAGGAGGGCTGGGAGCAGGTCAAGCGCGACCTCGCCGCCGAGACCTACCGCTTCTACGTGCTGGACGAGTTCACCTACCCGATGCACTGGGGCTGGATCGACCCGGCGGAGGTGGTGGCCGTGCTCAAGGACCGCCCGGGCAGCCAGCACGTCGTCATCACCGGCCGGTACGCGCCGGAGCTGCTGACCGACGCGGCCGACCTGGTCACCGAGATGACCAAGGTCAAGCACCCGATGGACGCCGGCCGCAAGGGCCAGCGCGGCATCGAGTGGTAG